In Helianthus annuus cultivar XRQ/B chromosome 3, HanXRQr2.0-SUNRISE, whole genome shotgun sequence, a single window of DNA contains:
- the LOC110928843 gene encoding disease resistance protein RPV1 isoform X2 — translation MALSSRQQAYDVFVSFRYEDISKTFMDHLFSDLKRKGIHAYGDNNQLTRGEESSFEAIEHSRVILVIFSHNYASSTLCLKELVKILECKKSENDKYEVWPIFYDVTPAVVRNQRGSYEEAIMIHEASNEKEVIKWKKALTSAGNLSGWDLQNTTNGYESKFIDIILKEIFNKLIDGPIPSGDSLVGLYARAEQMNLSQFAGSDKVHTIGICGIGGIGKTSVAKAIYNLMYKHFEACSFCEDVNDVVNRNGLVYLQTKLLDDILKDGDPLTDLKIPSVGEGVCIMKRRMKGKKIFIVLDDVDNQNQFEALAGNPDWFNPGSLIVVTSRDRQLLKANHVEHVYEIDPLNDDEARELFNKYAFKGEHPPDEFIECTNGILDYVNGHPLALKTIGSSLFNKTLHEWEREIDNLQHSSNALILIHQVLRGTEFVKGLALDLSSSKVNIDGQSFKKLKNLRLLHIYNGALGSFRDTNGVKCRSELWKETNMSAASGKLEFLSNELQLLCWHGYPFQHLPSSFCPESLLVLDLSFSCIKQVWSRSKGFKTLTLLNLSHCHNLRKTPDFTETPNIKELILDGCENLVKVHPSIGTLKTLIILSLKNCKNLKILPNITKLESLENLNLFGCSKIKNLVKSHPLQLSSFIRKLHGPVASVLPSLSTLGSLRVLNVSHCNLSGASVRSLETLCSLEELDMSVNDFTSINANLSRLSRLSCLRLMGCKKLQFLPNLPSSILNLDAQRCISLQELPKLSTEYSGGNAVFDFKNCLKAVENRAVESLLTVFLPQGRIDIFEEVNIFLPGSSIPGWFGNQRDGDTITMELPPHWHYKKLKGLATCVVITPENTGNRSTYFEISCSVKNLHGDLVSDVCLLSTDDPNIESDQIWVWYKRSDPRWMKVDDRVMVSFKCVGINCKVKRCGVRLVVEDKAAVAIEDEQ, via the exons ATGGCGTTATCTTCTCGTCAGCAAGCTTATGACGTCTTTGTGAGTTTTAGATACGAGGATATCAGCAAAACTTTCATGGATCATCTCTTCAGTgatttaaaaagaaaaggaaTTCATGCTTACGGGGACAATAATCAGTTGACTAGAGGAGAAGAGTCATCTTTTGAAGCCATTGAACATTCCAGGGTTATACTAGTCATTTTCTCACACAACTACGCTTCATCAACATTGTGTTTGAAAGAACTTGTGAAGATTCTTGAGTGCAAGAAGAGCGAGAATGACAAGTATGAAGTTTGGCCTATCTTTTACGATGTGACTCCGGCAGTGGTGCGAAATCAAAGAGGGAGCTACGAAGAAGCGATCATGATTCATGAAGCTTCAAATGAAAAGGAGGTGATTAAATGGAAGAAAGCTTTAACGTCGGCTGGAAACTTATCGGGATGGGATCTCCAAAATACGACCAACGG GTATGAATCAAAGTTTATTGATATAATCTTGAAGGAGATATTTAATAAACTAATTGATGGGCCCATACCTTCCGGCGACAGTCTAGTTGGATTGTACGCTCGTGCAGAGCAAATGAACTTATCGCAATTTGCAGGGTCCGATAAGGTTCACACAATAGGGATTTGCGGCATCGGTGGAATAGGAAAAACAAGCGTTGCAAAAGCTATATATAACCTTATGTATAAACATTTTGAAGCGTGCAGCTTTTGTGAAGATGTTAACGACGTCGTGAATCGAAACGGGCTTGTTTATCTACAGACAAAACTTCTTGACGATATTTTAAAAGACGGCGATCCCTTAACGGATCTAAAAATACCAAGTGTTGGCGAAGGGGTTTGCATAATGAAGAGAAGGATGAAGGGTAAAAAGATCTTTATTGTACTTGATGACGTGGATAACCAAAACCAATTTGAAGCGTTAGCGGGAAATCCTGACTGGTTTAATCCCGGAAGTTTGATTGTGGTAACGAGTAGAGATCGACAGTTGCTTAAAGCTAATCATGTTGAACACGTTTACGAAATCGACCCTTTGAATGACGATGAAGCCCGTGAGCTGTTTAATAAATATGCTTTTAAAGGTGAACATCCACCGGACGAATTTATCGAATGTACTAACGGAATACTTGACTATGTTAACGGACACCCGCTCGCGCTTAAAACTATAGGAAGTTCTCTGTTTAACAAGACGTTACATGAATGGGAACGTGAGATAGATAATCTTCAACATAGTTCTAATGCTCTTATACTTATACATCAAGTGCTCAGA GGAACTGAATTTGTTAAAGGCTTAGCACTAGACCTTTCATCTTCAAAAGTCAATATCGATGGTCAAAGCTTCAAGAAGTTGAAAAATCTTCGATTACTACACATATATAATGGAGCCTTGGGTAGTTTTAGAGACACCAATGGTGTAAAATGCAGAAGTGAATTGTGGAAAGAGACTAATATGAGTGCCGCTTCTGGAAAGCTTGAATTTTTATCGAATGAATTACAGTTGCTTTGTTGGCATGGATATCCTTTTCAACATCTACCATCATCGTTTTGCCCCGAGAGCCTCCTTGTCCTTGATTTGTCATTTAGTTGTATCAAACAAGTATGGAGCAGATCAAAG GGCTTCAAAACGCTGACATTGTTGAACCTCAGTCATTGTCACAACCTAAGAAAGACACCAGACTTCACGGAAACTCCAAATATAAAAGAGTTAATACTTGATGGTTGTGAAAATTTGGTTAAAGTTCACCCCTCGATCGGAACTTTGAAGACGCTCATCATCTTAAGTTTAAAAAACTGCAAAAACCTCAAGATTCTCCCCAACATAACCAAGTTAGAATCACTCGAAAATCTCAATCTCTTCGGTTgctcaaaaataaaaaatttggtCAAATCTCACCCGTTACAGCTTTCATCATTTATAAGAAAACTTCATGGTCCCGTGGCTTCGGTGTTACCTTCTTTGTCAACTTTAGGTTCACTACGGGTTTTAAATGTCAGCCATTGCAATCTTTCTGGTGCTAGTGTAAGGAGCCTGGAAACTTTGTGTTCACTTGAAGAGTTGGATATGAGCGTAAATGATTTTACGAGCATAAATGCAAACTTGAGTCGGTTATCTCGACTTTCGTGCCTACGGTTGATGGGTTGTAAGAAGCTTCAGTTTCTGCCGAATCTTCCTTCATCCATCCTTAACCTTGATGCACAACGTTGCATATCACTGCAAGAGTTACCGAAGCTGTCAACCGAGTACAGTGGTGGCAATGCTGTCTTTGATTTTAAAAACTGTCTAAAAGCGGTTGAGAATCGGGCCGTTGAGAGCCTGCTTACGGTGTTTTTGCCAcag GGACGGATTGATATATTTGAAGAGGTTAATATATTTCTTCCGGGAAGTAGTATTCCAGGGTGGTTTGGCAATCAACGTGACGGTGATACTATAACGATGGAATTACCGCCACATTGGCACTACAAAAAGCTGAAGGGTTTGGCTACTTGTGTTGTTATTACTCCTGAAAACACTGGTAACAGAAGTACATATTTTGAAATCTCGTGTAGTGTGAAGAACCTACATGGCGATCTCGTTAGTGATGTGTGTCTCTTGTCAACCGATGATCCCAATATTGAGTCGGATCAGATATGGGTTTGGTACAAGAGATCCGACCCCAGGTGGATGAAAGTTGATGATCGAGTTATGGTTTCATTTAAATGTGTTGGCATCAATTGTAAGGTGAAAAGGTGTGGTGTGAGATTGGTTGTTGAAGATAAAGCAGCAGTCGCCATTGAAGATGAGCAGTAG
- the LOC110928843 gene encoding disease resistance protein RUN1 isoform X1 codes for MALSSRQQAYDVFVSFRYEDISKTFMDHLFSDLKRKGIHAYGDNNQLTRGEESSFEAIEHSRVILVIFSHNYASSTLCLKELVKILECKKSENDKYEVWPIFYDVTPAVVRNQRGSYEEAIMIHEASNEKEVIKWKKALTSAGNLSGWDLQNTTNGYESKFIDIILKEIFNKLIDGPIPSGDSLVGLYARAEQMNLSQFAGSDKVHTIGICGIGGIGKTSVAKAIYNLMYKHFEACSFCEDVNDVVNRNGLVYLQTKLLDDILKDGDPLTDLKIPSVGEGVCIMKRRMKGKKIFIVLDDVDNQNQFEALAGNPDWFNPGSLIVVTSRDRQLLKANHVEHVYEIDPLNDDEARELFNKYAFKGEHPPDEFIECTNGILDYVNGHPLALKTIGSSLFNKTLHEWEREIDNLQHSSNALILIHQVLRVSYNGLDADQKNIFLDIACFFRGEKKDYVLKILDVCESSFSTNLRVLVDKSLISICGDRIQMHNLVQQMGRQIIREESEEPAKQSRLWSPTDVLDVLKNNKGTEFVKGLALDLSSSKVNIDGQSFKKLKNLRLLHIYNGALGSFRDTNGVKCRSELWKETNMSAASGKLEFLSNELQLLCWHGYPFQHLPSSFCPESLLVLDLSFSCIKQVWSRSKGFKTLTLLNLSHCHNLRKTPDFTETPNIKELILDGCENLVKVHPSIGTLKTLIILSLKNCKNLKILPNITKLESLENLNLFGCSKIKNLVKSHPLQLSSFIRKLHGPVASVLPSLSTLGSLRVLNVSHCNLSGASVRSLETLCSLEELDMSVNDFTSINANLSRLSRLSCLRLMGCKKLQFLPNLPSSILNLDAQRCISLQELPKLSTEYSGGNAVFDFKNCLKAVENRAVESLLTVFLPQGRIDIFEEVNIFLPGSSIPGWFGNQRDGDTITMELPPHWHYKKLKGLATCVVITPENTGNRSTYFEISCSVKNLHGDLVSDVCLLSTDDPNIESDQIWVWYKRSDPRWMKVDDRVMVSFKCVGINCKVKRCGVRLVVEDKAAVAIEDEQ; via the exons ATGGCGTTATCTTCTCGTCAGCAAGCTTATGACGTCTTTGTGAGTTTTAGATACGAGGATATCAGCAAAACTTTCATGGATCATCTCTTCAGTgatttaaaaagaaaaggaaTTCATGCTTACGGGGACAATAATCAGTTGACTAGAGGAGAAGAGTCATCTTTTGAAGCCATTGAACATTCCAGGGTTATACTAGTCATTTTCTCACACAACTACGCTTCATCAACATTGTGTTTGAAAGAACTTGTGAAGATTCTTGAGTGCAAGAAGAGCGAGAATGACAAGTATGAAGTTTGGCCTATCTTTTACGATGTGACTCCGGCAGTGGTGCGAAATCAAAGAGGGAGCTACGAAGAAGCGATCATGATTCATGAAGCTTCAAATGAAAAGGAGGTGATTAAATGGAAGAAAGCTTTAACGTCGGCTGGAAACTTATCGGGATGGGATCTCCAAAATACGACCAACGG GTATGAATCAAAGTTTATTGATATAATCTTGAAGGAGATATTTAATAAACTAATTGATGGGCCCATACCTTCCGGCGACAGTCTAGTTGGATTGTACGCTCGTGCAGAGCAAATGAACTTATCGCAATTTGCAGGGTCCGATAAGGTTCACACAATAGGGATTTGCGGCATCGGTGGAATAGGAAAAACAAGCGTTGCAAAAGCTATATATAACCTTATGTATAAACATTTTGAAGCGTGCAGCTTTTGTGAAGATGTTAACGACGTCGTGAATCGAAACGGGCTTGTTTATCTACAGACAAAACTTCTTGACGATATTTTAAAAGACGGCGATCCCTTAACGGATCTAAAAATACCAAGTGTTGGCGAAGGGGTTTGCATAATGAAGAGAAGGATGAAGGGTAAAAAGATCTTTATTGTACTTGATGACGTGGATAACCAAAACCAATTTGAAGCGTTAGCGGGAAATCCTGACTGGTTTAATCCCGGAAGTTTGATTGTGGTAACGAGTAGAGATCGACAGTTGCTTAAAGCTAATCATGTTGAACACGTTTACGAAATCGACCCTTTGAATGACGATGAAGCCCGTGAGCTGTTTAATAAATATGCTTTTAAAGGTGAACATCCACCGGACGAATTTATCGAATGTACTAACGGAATACTTGACTATGTTAACGGACACCCGCTCGCGCTTAAAACTATAGGAAGTTCTCTGTTTAACAAGACGTTACATGAATGGGAACGTGAGATAGATAATCTTCAACATAGTTCTAATGCTCTTATACTTATACATCAAGTGCTCAGAGTAAGTTACAATGGGCTCGATGCTGAtcaaaaaaacatttttcttgATATTGCGTGTTTCTTTAGAGGAGAAAAGAAAGATTATGTGCTGAAAATACTGGATGTTTGTGAATCGTCTTTTTCGACTAATCTTAGAGTTTTAGTTGATAAGTCACTAATAAGTATATGTGGAGATAGGATACAAATGCATAATTTGGTCCAACAAATGGGTCGGCAAATAATTCGTGAAGAATCTGAAGAACCTGCGAAGCAAAGCAGATTATGGTCTCCAACAGATGTGCTCGATGTATTGAAAAATAATAAG GGAACTGAATTTGTTAAAGGCTTAGCACTAGACCTTTCATCTTCAAAAGTCAATATCGATGGTCAAAGCTTCAAGAAGTTGAAAAATCTTCGATTACTACACATATATAATGGAGCCTTGGGTAGTTTTAGAGACACCAATGGTGTAAAATGCAGAAGTGAATTGTGGAAAGAGACTAATATGAGTGCCGCTTCTGGAAAGCTTGAATTTTTATCGAATGAATTACAGTTGCTTTGTTGGCATGGATATCCTTTTCAACATCTACCATCATCGTTTTGCCCCGAGAGCCTCCTTGTCCTTGATTTGTCATTTAGTTGTATCAAACAAGTATGGAGCAGATCAAAG GGCTTCAAAACGCTGACATTGTTGAACCTCAGTCATTGTCACAACCTAAGAAAGACACCAGACTTCACGGAAACTCCAAATATAAAAGAGTTAATACTTGATGGTTGTGAAAATTTGGTTAAAGTTCACCCCTCGATCGGAACTTTGAAGACGCTCATCATCTTAAGTTTAAAAAACTGCAAAAACCTCAAGATTCTCCCCAACATAACCAAGTTAGAATCACTCGAAAATCTCAATCTCTTCGGTTgctcaaaaataaaaaatttggtCAAATCTCACCCGTTACAGCTTTCATCATTTATAAGAAAACTTCATGGTCCCGTGGCTTCGGTGTTACCTTCTTTGTCAACTTTAGGTTCACTACGGGTTTTAAATGTCAGCCATTGCAATCTTTCTGGTGCTAGTGTAAGGAGCCTGGAAACTTTGTGTTCACTTGAAGAGTTGGATATGAGCGTAAATGATTTTACGAGCATAAATGCAAACTTGAGTCGGTTATCTCGACTTTCGTGCCTACGGTTGATGGGTTGTAAGAAGCTTCAGTTTCTGCCGAATCTTCCTTCATCCATCCTTAACCTTGATGCACAACGTTGCATATCACTGCAAGAGTTACCGAAGCTGTCAACCGAGTACAGTGGTGGCAATGCTGTCTTTGATTTTAAAAACTGTCTAAAAGCGGTTGAGAATCGGGCCGTTGAGAGCCTGCTTACGGTGTTTTTGCCAcag GGACGGATTGATATATTTGAAGAGGTTAATATATTTCTTCCGGGAAGTAGTATTCCAGGGTGGTTTGGCAATCAACGTGACGGTGATACTATAACGATGGAATTACCGCCACATTGGCACTACAAAAAGCTGAAGGGTTTGGCTACTTGTGTTGTTATTACTCCTGAAAACACTGGTAACAGAAGTACATATTTTGAAATCTCGTGTAGTGTGAAGAACCTACATGGCGATCTCGTTAGTGATGTGTGTCTCTTGTCAACCGATGATCCCAATATTGAGTCGGATCAGATATGGGTTTGGTACAAGAGATCCGACCCCAGGTGGATGAAAGTTGATGATCGAGTTATGGTTTCATTTAAATGTGTTGGCATCAATTGTAAGGTGAAAAGGTGTGGTGTGAGATTGGTTGTTGAAGATAAAGCAGCAGTCGCCATTGAAGATGAGCAGTAG